Below is a genomic region from Saccopteryx bilineata isolate mSacBil1 chromosome 8, mSacBil1_pri_phased_curated, whole genome shotgun sequence.
ataggagaagcgcccatttgcttctccacccctccgccggcgctttcctctctgtctctctcttcccctcccgcagccgaggctccatcggagcaaagatggcccgggcgctggggatggctctgtggcctctgcctcaggcgctagagtggctctggtcgcaacatggcgatgcccaggatgggcagagcatcgccctctggtgggcagagcgtcgccccctggtgggcgtgccgggtggatcccggtcgggcgcatgcgggagtctctctgactgtctctccctgtttccagcttcagaaaaatgaaaaaaaaaaaaaaaaagaaaagaaagaaaatgtttccagAAGTTTGGGTAAGGTTTCTAAACAGGGATTCAAAGATAAGGCTGTAACTCAGTTAACATTGATGAGCCAATATTCTTAAATTACTTTGGCTTAAATTCAGAGTTTGTACCAAAATCTAAGTCAAAGCTGGCCCTGCAATTAGGCATAACTAGCAGAAAGAGTGATTTAGTGGAGGAGTAGGCTGGCACCAATCTTAAAGGTGTACTAAAAAGCATATCCTTTTTAATAAAGTGGAACTGCACCTTGAAGGGCAGTGTTACCATGTGTTTTTAATTCCAAAACATTCGGTCTTATGTAACCCTCTCCCCCCCAAAATTAAACTTTTACCTCAATATATAAAACgaacaaaatatttactattttaaagagaattaatttcaaatattattatttttaaaaacctgtaagAAGAAACATGAGAAATGtattgtgttattttaaaagtttaagccAGTAGTTCTTAAGGTGTGGTGTGCAATGGATCATGAGaacaaagtatttcaaaataacatcaggtgggggcgcagtggatagagcgttggactgggatgcggagaacccaggttcaagaccctgaggtcgccagcttgagcatgggctcatctggcttgagcaaagctcaccagcttggacccaaggtcactggcttgagcaaggggttactcggtctgctgaaggcccacagtcaaggcacatatgagaaagcaatcaatgaacaactaaggtgtcacaacaaaaaactgatgattgatgcttctcatctttctccgatcctgtctgtctgtccccatctgtccctctctctgactctctctctgtctctgtaaaaaaaaataataataataaaaagtaacatCAGGGTACTATTTGACTCTTCCACTGTGTTGACGTTTGCGTTTTGCATATGGCATTGCAAAAAACAGTGGTGGGTTAAATTCATTACAAACCAAGGTAGTGACACTAAACTGTaccagcagagagaggagaaaaaaagagaatacaaGGAAATGCCAGTTTAGCTCTAGGATGTCCTTGATGAAGCAGTAAAAACATTATTAAATCTCAACCTTCAGCATGTCTTCTTAATATTGTGTGTGATGGGAAGCATGCACCCAGCACTCTGCCGCTTAGCAAAGGTTAGTGCTTGTCTCCAGGAAAAGCACTTATTTTAGTTACAAACTGAACCAGCTGGTTTTTTCAGGGAACATGATTTGTACTCGGAAGAAAAACTGGCAATAAATTATAGTATTCATGTTTGGTTATTTGGCaaacatttttagaataaaataattggaTGTAGGGGCCCTATCACTTTAAGAAAAACAACCTATAAGTTTAATAAATTTCAAGCTTTTCAAGCTAAAATTAGAATTGGGAAAATCTTATCTGCCTTCGTGAGCTTGGCCTCTTCCCAAAACTCAATGACTGTTTTCTTCATATACTTCAACCAAAACATTTCACACACACTGTAATGCCGAAGCAGAATCcagttgtattttattatttcagctGTTTAAAACCTTTCCAAATATGTAAATGATGCCACTcttaccattttcttcttttggaaaatataattattttatgttaacACATAatggttttattacttttttattttaataaattatatcctTAGACCTTTTTAGTTTAGATTTCTAATATAGAATATCAATTGATGTAacccatataaacaaaagttCTGCGGTCCTCAGTTTCTTTGAGGCAAAAACAATTCTGTGACCAAAATTTTTGAGAATTACTGGCCTAAGGTTAAATGTATTCTAAGCCAGCAGCCCTTGTGACATCAGCATCAGGTCAGTAAACACCATGTGAAGGAGTCTATGCAGTTGACCATTATTCACAAGAGCTCTCCAATTAGAGCGCCCTGTAGGAAGCTAACCAATTAAGAGTGTCTACTATTGCACTTGATCTTCTCTATAAGGCATTTTACAATGTTACCAGGAAAGACATCCAACAAATAGTAAGAGAAAGACCATTTAATTCTAACATTGCCTTTTTCTTTGATTCTCGTCAGGTCCCCCAACACCTTGCCTCTTCTATTGTAAAAAGATGTGCAAACTTCAAACCAAAATGGTTAAAGCTGCTGCTAGGCAGATGTGGACTTCAAATCTCACCAAGATTAGACAATCGCTTCAACATTTATGTTTACCATAAACATTAGAAACAGCACCTGATTCAACTTAGAAATCTAACTATGATTTCCTGTGGTGGTAATCAAGATAACATTAGtacttatgaaaaaaatgttataataatgcTCCAAGATGTCAAAACTGCCCAAACTGACCTCCTCAGTGAAGTCACTGCAGTAACTTCAAAATCAGTGCAGTATTAAAAATCCAGGGAAAGACTGACATTTATCAGAAGCAGATGGAGGTCTTAGAAATCATAATGAATGTTAACGAAGGCAAACGATGCTCAATAACTAAAGGTATCTTCTTTATGAAAGAAAACATTGATGTTTTAAAGGAGAAGGTAAGAAGGTAAGAGAACTAGAAAACCAGAATTCTTGATCCAGTATACATTGTATGTACATAAGAGTTCTGGAAGGAGAAAAGGGTAGAGGTCATGGACTGTGTCACAAATTCAACAACCACAAACTTTGAAGAACACATTTGCCTCTACGGCTTTTGAGATCTCTTCAGCAGACCCAGAGAAAGTTCTCAGTTATTCCAACTCtactgatcatttttttttttttttctgaagctggaaacggggagagacagtcagacagactcccgcatgcgcccaaccaggatcaacccggcacgcccaccaggggcgaggctctgcccaccagggggcgatgctctgcccctctggggcgtcgctctgccgcgaccagagccactctagcgcctggggcagaggccaaggagccatccccagcgcccaggccatctttgctccaatagagccttggctgcgggaggggaagagagagacagagaggaaggaagggggtgggggtggagaagcaaatgggcgcttctcctatgtgccctggccgggaatcgaacccaagtcccccacacgccaggccgacgctctaccgctgagccaaccggcgagggcctcTACtgatcattttgaagaaaaaaaattctcctgaAATTCTGAAGCAAAGTAATCATCAAAATGCATTAAGaagcttaaaaaaaagtgtaatatttatatttactcagACTTTAGTATGGGGATCGAGCTAACTATTGTCCATGGAGgaaaatggagattttttttctcagtgctACCAAGTTAGGAGAATTCATCCAGTGGCTTCTTTCTAGGCCAACCATCCCTCCTGAAGAACAGCTCAAAACCCAGAGACATTGTCCATTCATTGGGCCCATTGCGAGCTTGACtacaatctgtctctctgctttcgaCTACATTTACTGTCCTTTCTGGTTTTTCAAAAGAGGGAGTAACTCGACTATAGAGTTACATTCTGCTTTGCTTGGCATATAGTATATCACCATATACTCTATAACGTGGCAGGCTTAATTTTTAGACAGAATAGGTGGTTTCCTTACTAATGTAATTTTTCTAAACATCATGCAGGATAGATAACTGCAAGAAAATCAATGTTTCCTTCACCACATAACCCAGTTAATAAAATCTACCAATGGAGAGTCATATGCTATTAAATTACAAATATCTGTGGTAAGTATACTACTTCAAATTATTCCCAATTAACAATTTGAAAGATGGATTTGGCAATTAGCTAAAAACAACCCAGTTTCAAGTGAGGAAAAAGGTACTATGGTGGGTATGAAAGAAATTAAGGGAGCAATATGAAGAGGAGGCAAACTGTTGTTTGGTACCAGTCTGGTAGTAATTATATACTACAACTTTTTCatttacaaatgtattttatatcattcttctctaaaaaatttaCAGATAAGATGTacacacaaataatttttaaatatgtcaatATGCTATAGGCACAGCCTGGATGGCACTATCATAGACCTATTTAGAGCAAAGCTATATATTAAATGGGTTTGTTTTAAATgggatagccattctaacaaagTAAAGGCACCAGCAATCTCTATGTATTTACTCACTGTAAGAAACATCCATAAAGAACAGCCAGAGTTCCAGTTCAGCACACTTGGTATGGCCCTCACGTTAGAGAGTAATAGGAAAGGTAGACCATGATACAGGCAAATGAGAGCACAGGTGACTCAACTGGTATCTGCTGGTCATCTGAGCCTCTTTATAGTTTTACatgctttcccttttctttcccattACGTGCCCTTTAACACTTGCTTATTGCTTCTACAGAGGCAAAGACTTTAGGGAAAGAGAATAGGGTTGGAAATCAGACAGTAGTTCTGAACAGTCTTAAATCCTAGACTTACAAGCTCTATTAGTTCATCTCAACAAAATTTGTTTTGTCATCTCTGTAAAAAGGGACTCATTCTATTAACTTAGTAAATACTTCTTCAGTGTTCAATAATAGCAAGGGGTCATGAAGTTATAACAGAAAAAGTAGAAGATGTTCCCTGTACTGTAGACACATAACACTGAATAAGATAGTGTGTGCACGCATAACTCTGATGCATGACGGATGGGGATGGGCTGCAAAGAGCAGTATAAAACATGTTGCTGTATCAGGGCAACAAGAGGGTGATGAGCTATGCAGTGAATAAGGCGATAAGGACAGGAGAGGGTGGTGAGGGCAGTGTACCAGGCAGGAGGAAAAATGAACAAGAGCAGGAGTGGGACCTACAGGGAATGTAGAAAATCAAAGCCACCAAGTATTTTATTAACATAAAGTTAATATCTGGCTATCATTTCAACCTTTTCATGGGTCTTGGATTTTCTCTTCGGTGATCCCCAACATGTCCATTTTAACCTGACCTTTACCTACGCATGCTAGAGGAGGTGAAGGTCACTGCGTGACTTTCTCAGTCTCAAACTTTCCCTGAAAATGACTTTGTCTTGTCAGTTTATCCAACATCCCTGTGAGGAAAGAGGATTTTGCTTTTGAgttaattatttattatcatcACCTAAATGAGATCTCACATGattcattaaaattataattcaactATAACTACATGTGAAAAAATAACTTTGCACCAGTCTTTGCTTTCAAATTCTTCATCTCATACCCAACTCACCTCCAACCCAACTACTGGCTCAAGGAAGTCAGGTCTCTCTTTGTCCACACTCTTCCTCCAGAGGCTCACAGAGTCCTCTGCCCTCCTCTGTCTTAATCATCACCTACCAGTTCTTTGTATTCAGCTTACAAAAATATGTTTGCCTTGTCCCTGTGTCTACCCTCATTTCTTGCTGATCTCCCATCATCCCCTTTGAATGAGAGGCCCATCCTCCCTGTCCCCACTTCCTAGTCCTCCCTGGCTGCTCCCGGGATCATGTCGTCCACAACAATGCTCTTTCTTCTGGTCATCTTCCCATCACTCTGGCAGATTCTTCTCCATTCCTCTGCCACTAATTATtcccttaaaatatttatgtttcacTTGAATGGCTCCCAAATCAAAAGACCATTAACTCAACTCTTCAGCTATCTCCTGAGGTCCTGTCCCAAGTGACAATTTCTCTTCTCCACTTTAATGTCTACGGCAATTTGCAGCTCTTTAGTCCTAAAACTAGCCTTACTACCTCTTCCTTCTTCGGACTCAAACTCATTTCTCCTCCAGCATTCCACTTGTTAATGGCATCACAGTGCAAGTTTTCCTCATCCTCACACCGGGAATTACTCTcagctttttctctctcacttgatAGATCAATCATCAAATCCTTCCCTGGGTATCTTCCAACAATTCATGGGATACATCTTTATCTCTGTTCCCACTTCTAGTTTTTGGTTAAAGCCTTAGTAATATCTCTTTATGAATGAAAATTTTCCTGCTTGGTTTCCCAACCTCCAGAATGTCCATAATCCAAGTCTTAAAaggtgatcttttttttaaacagttcaaaaatgttttcatttctcctcatgtcaagcaaaataaaatccaaacttctTAACAGAGCATGCATGAGACTTTCCCGCCTGCATTTTTACCTTCAGAAAGGAGAGGTCCACAATGGGAAAGCACAATGGCTCTGACATCAGACTGACCTGATTTAAGAGCTGGCTCTGTCACTAGCTGTGTAACTTTGGAACTAAGCCAAAGCTTAAACTCCCAAGGCCTTAGTGTCCTTATTcctaaaataagaattataatcATAGGTTGtagccaaaaataataaaagattattaCGTGAAGTTCCTAGCAATCTAGTCAATGCATAGCAAGTGTGAAATAAATGATATTATTATTTCTCCATCCTTATCTTCTCATGATAACTTTACATGCAAATCACCATTCAGGCACAGTAAATGCCTAGCagatttcattttaaatcttGTATCTTTGTTTTTGCTGCTCTTACTGCCTTGGATGACTTTCTTTTATCTTATCTGGCCAATGAACAATAAATTGGTAATTTGAAACTcaactcaaatattttttttctctaagacaACATCCTTGAACCTTTTTCTTTACCTCAGTTTCTCTGAGACAGACTGGGGACTCCCTCAATAACCTCAACCAGTGTTGACATTGATTATATAcaagatacatacatatatgtgacagagaaagaatagCATTTATTTCTACTACATTGTTATTTTGTGTTCACATGTCTGTCTCCCTCATAAAACTGAGCATTTTTATGATAGTGCCATAAACTTACCTGTTTATCTTGAATATCTAAATCAATTATTGGTCAGTTCTCAgtaattgtttttaaaggaaaagaaaggaaagcaaagaCAAAGCACTAATctgctttacaaaaaaaaaccattgagTGTAAATATAATTAGATGAGTGTTTATAATGTCTATGTCCAACATGAAAACCATTGTTCATTTACTAAAATGTCTCAAACCACTGTTGTTATTACTAAACAAATATTGAAAACGTGAAActcaatattaaaaaagtaaggacattaaaaaaacaacaaccagaaaaCAGACCTTAGGGTGCTGATCCCAAGGTTGTAGCCTGGACCCTCAGGATGCCAGCCTCCATCCCGATGGCAAAGGcacaaccctgaggtcactggtctgagctcaggtcagagcacatatgaaaagcaaacaGTGGCACAactaaaaagtggaacaacaagtggatgcttctttctctctccaaaaaaaaaaaaaaaaaaagtacagacctTAAAACagctatttattaaaaatttattatgtgtTAAGTATCATGCTAGAAGCTGGGTGTTCAATAGTAAACTTGATAAATATGTAATTTTGGCAAAGCCCTTGCACCTTGTATTCTTAAGTTTTCTCAGCTCTAAATTGGAAAATATCATAAGACTTTTGTGttaattaaatgagacaatgtcGATAACCTGCCCAGAAGAGTCCCTGATTTAATAGGTACTTAACGAATGGTAGTCATTTCCATCCTTCTCTTGGCTAGATATTAAAAGGAGGCATGAAGGTCAACAGATCACAAACCCTGCCTGAAGGAGCTTGCATTCAGAATGCTACCTCCTTTCGTCAGCCATAAAGTAGTCCAGACAAATAATGAACCAAGTGACAGATGAAATACAAAAACTCCAAAACAACCTTTGCCTCCCTCATCCTAAGATGGTGTGATAAGAATAAGACAGGGCGTGAAGCTTTCTGCCCGGTCTGGGCATTCAACCAGAATTCCATCATCTGTGACAGCCATTCACCAACTTTTAATTGCACGCTGTAAAAATAAGCATCAGAGAAAAGTattcagagagaaagggagagactcAGGTTAAGATAAATAATTTAGTTCAATTTGGAATACTTGCTTGCATAGACAGACACTAAGAGCATTCTGTTCATTCAAAAAAAACCAttcactaacatttattgaaatttGACTCTATGTCAGGAACTAACTGAGCCAGATTCTAAAGAAACAGAGATGGGAAAGACACTGGTCTTGTCCTGAAGAAACATACTTTCCAATGGTGTTCTGTCTGGTTGCTAATTATTTTGGCCTGTTGCTTAGATTTGGAGTAGAAAACTACacactttatttaaaacataattaagtttttttttatgggaAACAACCCAAGTCCcatgtagaaaaaatatatttgttattcctaaaaacaatgttttaaggTTAATTCTTCAAGCCACAAAAGTGCAactttttctgtattgttttattttcccccaaatatAAACACTTCCCAAGATATCTGAGTGCATCATGCTCCAAAACTTTATTTGTAAATCCATTGTTACAACTTCAAATGCAtattacaaagaaatattattaGAGTTGGATTTTGGGGGCCAAGCTGTAAAAACGAATCGGACTGCAATATACCTGAGATATTGGAATTAATGAAACTATGGAGGCAAGCTTTTGTGTATTCCTATGCAAAGTATGTTCAGAAAAATAACTACATGAGCTATATAGTACTGGCAGTTGAATCAGGTCCTactctctttgctctctcttctaTCTCATAGTGGAATGAAAATTTCACGGATTGGTGGCATAAGGAGAATACCTTGGGAAACAGAGGGACAAAGAACAAGGTCTAGCGGGTTCCAAGTATAAACTCTAAGGATGAGAAGTTGACACAAAAAGTTCTTGGGCAAGGAAGGAGCTGAAGTTCTGTGTGGCTCCTGAGAATCTAGTCCAGGGTATATGGGCTGAAGTGTGGCCAGGGCCATCTGTTATAGTGCTGAAAGACTGAGAGCTGAGCTAGAAGGGAGAGAATtatacatgtaaagcacttagcataggTCCTGGCACACAGCAGTGTTCAATAAGTGGTGATCAAGATATTGGAGACAATAAGATGGAGACAAAATTGTAGGCTTTGCTCCCTCAATTTGTCCTTTGAAATACGATCTACTTGGGAAATAGCTGTATTTTTGATGAATGTGGAACCCCAAGTTTTTCTGAGCTATGAAATGTTAGTGGCAGGTGACACTGGTGGAGCAGGGCAGTGGTTGGACCAACGGAACATGTGGGTAGAAGTGTTGCCCTAGTGGgcttttgtgacaaagacagatagATTTGCATACCCCCTCATCtttgcccttccccaccccattcTTTTCACCTAAAGCTTGAGGCGATAGGGTGTGAGTTGTGGGAAGATGCAGCCGAACCAGAagcagagtcagggagagagtaaaggacgaggaggaggaggtgcaACTCTCCCACTAGAAGTGAGAAACGGCTGAGATTTGGTGCAGTCCTTTATACAGTAAGGATATTCgtaatagaccaggggtccccaaactttttacacagggagccagttcactgtccctcagaccattggagggccggactataaaaaaaaactatgaacaaatccctatgcacactgcacatatcttattttaaagtaaaaaaacaaaacgggaacaaatataacatttaaaataaagaacaagtaaatttaaatcaacaaactgaccagtatttcagtgcgAACTacgcttctctcactgaccaccaatgaaagaggtgccccttccggaagtgcggtgggggccggataaatggcctcagggggccgcagggggcccacgggccgtagtttggggacccttgtacTAGACAGAGGTGAGGCGCCACACCACGTGCTCTgaaaatactattataaaaacaGCAGTGCCCCCACAAGCAGTTTAATCAGATATGACAGTCATCCTTTTTTACTCTAAGTTACATGCTAGCCCTAAGAAATCTGCATACGCTTCTAGGAACAACTCGCAACTGGACTCCTCCAATCATTTCCTTTAGTCAAGGAtcccacttatttttattttttatttatttatttatttttctacttttctgaagtgagaagtgaggaggcagagagacagactcctgcatgtgcctgaccttgatccacatggcatgcccactgagggggcgatgctctgcccctctggggtgttgctctgttgcaacctgagccctTCTAAGAAGTGCCTGacgcagaggctatggagccatcctcagcacctggaccaattttgctccaatggagccttggctgcgggaggggaggggagaaatagagaaggagagggggactggtggagaagcaaatgggtgtttcttcTATGTgctgtggccgggaatcgaacctaggacttccacatgccgggctgatgttctactgctgagccaaccagccaggtctagGATCCCACCAATTTTTAGATATTCCCTGTCTCCCcaattctcattaaaataataaaagaaatgcatgAATGTATGCCCAGATGATAGTCTGAATTTGattgtgtgcgtgcgtgtgtgtgtgtgtgtgtgtgtatgtgcattcTTTCTACCAGTCTTTTCAGAAGGGATGATCTCACAAGCTAATATCCTAATGGAACACATCTTTTGgatatcaaaaaattaaaatgtggttGCCACTCTCATTTATATTGACCCTCAATCAACTTATATTTGCCAACTATAAAGATAATAATTGTTTGAGGTACACTTTGTAATTAGATCAGAGCCATCAGTGACAtggttatttttttgttatagcaatattaacaaaattatgcCTTTGGCAGTCTAATTAGAGGAGTGCCATAGGTGACCCAGCTGGCATTTTCAATATGTTATCTAAGAGGTAAGATAAGAAGACAAATCAGAGCTGACTTAATGAAGTTTCTGATCAGAGGCTGTTCTGAAAACAGTGCGTtgctgagggagacagaggaacTGATGACTGGCAGATTAATGCAGGCTTTTA
It encodes:
- the CCDC54 gene encoding LOW QUALITY PROTEIN: coiled-coil domain-containing protein 54 (The sequence of the model RefSeq protein was modified relative to this genomic sequence to represent the inferred CDS: inserted 2 bases in 2 codons; deleted 7 bases in 4 codons; substituted 2 bases at 2 genomic stop codons) produces the protein MCKLQTKMVKAAARQMWTSNLTKIRQSLQHYVYHKHXKQHLIQLRNLTMISCGGNQDNISTYEKNVIIMLQDVKTAQTDLLSEVTAVFKISAVLKIQGKTDIYQKQMEVLEIIMNVNEGKRCSITKGIFFMKENIDVLKEGKKVRELENQNSXSSIHCMYIRVLEGEKGRXSWTVSQIQQPQTLKNTFASTAFEISSADPEKVLSYSNSTDHILKKKNSPEILKQSNHQNALRSLKKSXNIYIYSDFSMGIELTIVHGGKWIFFLSATKLGEFIQWLLSRPTIPPEEQLKTQRHCPFIGPIASLTTICLSAFDYIYCPFWFFKRGSNSTIELHSALLGI